Proteins from one Mastacembelus armatus chromosome 16, fMasArm1.2, whole genome shotgun sequence genomic window:
- the LOC113136198 gene encoding zinc finger protein 628 isoform X3: MFQFGKYNLDIIEMLSGHQAHQFKGLGLDRQLQHQQQVQLHQHQLQQQQQQQAESSGALLSGLGLGPLQGSRGYHDDHRSQGNPSPCYSGASPCGSGMAGPALRKAPLAPTLHPHSQSHNQHHHPQQQPHLPLSSLLDDSEDDVTSSVNNAISAITAASNNGNRGDDRGDIIGGLLGGLGLGPLGSPSSTSGMDKNFRGGGSQEAMSSNPQNPTAKPKRPRKPRAKKDPAAGGQPPKRRQYTPRMGPSGLPRTHLCSVCGKGFARRETLRRHDRIHTGEKPHHCTICGKYFREAFHLSKHQTVHSGAKNYKCSICGKEFGYSQSLRRHSKLHQKGELEEVPTTPAAETLNSFNPNPQCSVAQDRSQNQAPSTSSYYSYSQDVKPQDTNPQPQPPPPPQPQPPPPPRLYTCAICWKSFRHHFHLTAHHQTVHEGGGEKLFCCEVCGKAFAYSNSLTRHRQSQHGMTRAEPSNPQEGSSGSGDSRGGNDVNQSASESEAATNALLQMAPSTEGHGGQSLTAVTHSHQQAPPQPPAGYSPLFYDAAAAQSSASNAPSYSQPLPPNSTIMPPQHPHSPAGVKGEHIYPAGSRSRTLHTTAPFQPLTELPSTEHHHLHHHHHLSHHHSYQSGTQSHQHLDCNIQVSHDEMRRHKKKKKKSDRRDWRENKWESQDLVRFDGSKKTRKISCTVRGQSNKKQGSLRLTIRYGGGSGGGGGYKLVNTGGMKVQILSSLKVPVKRFGCPICPNSVFSRKAGLLVHMAVKHPPKASTTQERLKCSVCGKQSQGPLAAFIHRASHRARGTFSCRRCSARFWNATLLYRHKVSCRRRAKGLQRGDAKRLKLSKRSGERQTREGQGEMPFLQGPYRY; this comes from the exons ATGTTCCAATTTGGAAAATACAATCTGGACATTATAGAGATGTTAAGTGGGCACCAGGCCCACCAGTTCAAAGGCCTTGGTTTAGATCGACAGCTACAACATCAACAGCAAGTGCAGCTTCACCAGCATcaactccagcagcagcagcagcagcaggctgagtCTTCTGGAGCGCTTCTGTCTGGACTTGGCTTGGGCCCCCTGCAGGGGTCTAGAG GCTACCATGATGACCACCGTTCTCAAGGTAATCCATCTCCATGCTACTCTGGTGCCTCCCCCTGTGGAAGCGGGATGGCGGGCCCAGCTCTGAGAAAGGCACCCTTGGCCCCAACACTGCATCCACACTCTCAGAGCCACAACCAGCACCACCATCCGCAGCAACAGCCCCACCTGCCCCTTTCTTCTCTACTGGATGACTCAGAGGATGATGTCACTAGCTCTGTCAATAATGCAATCTCTGCAATAACAGCAGCTAGTAACAATGGAAATAGAGGGGATGACAGGGGAGACATTATAGGAGGTCTACTAGGTGGTCTTGGTTTAGGTCCTTTGGGCTCACCTTCATCCACATCTGGTATGGATAAGAATTTCAGAGGTGGTGGGAGCCAGGAGGCTATGAGCAGCAATCCACAGAATCCAACTGCCAAACCAAAACGTCCCCGCAAACCCAGAGCTAAGAAAGATCCTGCAGCTGGTGGACAGCCTCCCAAACGTAGGCAATACACCCCCAGAATGGGACCCAGTGGGCTCCCACGTACTCACCTCTGCAGTGTCTGTGGCAAGGGATTTGCACGTCGTGAGACCCTACGCAGACATGACCGCATCCATACTGGAGAAAAGCCCCATCATTGCACTATTTGTGGAAAGTATTTCAGAGAGGCTTTTCACCTTAGTAAGCATCAAACAGTCCACTCTGGGGcaaaaaattataaatgcaGCATCTGTGGGAAAGAGTTTGGTTACTCCCAGAGCCTCAGGCGGCACAGCAAACTCCACCAGAAAggggagctggaggaggtgcCCACAACACCAGCTGCGGAGACCCTTAACAGCTTTAACCCAAACCCTCAATGTAGCGTAGCCCAAGACAGGAGTCAGAACCAAGCACCAAGCACCTCCTCCTATTACTCCTATTCTCAAGATGTCAAGCCTCAAGACACAAACCCCCAACCCCagcctccacccccaccccaaccacagcccccacctccacctcgACTCTACACCTGTGCTATCTGTTGGAAGTCGTTCCGCCATCACTTCCATCTGACTGCTCATCACCAGACGGTCCATGAAGGGGGTGGTGAAAAGCTCTTCTGCTGTGAAGTATGCGGGAAAGCTTTTGCCTACTCCAATAGCCTCACCCGACACAGGCAGTCACAACATGGGATGACCCGCGCGGAACCATCTAACCCACAAGAAGGCAGCAGTGGGTCTGGAGACAGCAGAGGTGGGAATGATGTTAATCAGTCAGCATCAGAAAGCGAGGCGGCCACCAATGCCCTGCTGCAGATGGCTCCTTCCACAGAAGGCCATGGAGGGCAGAGTCTTACTGCTGTTACTCATAGCCACCAACAGGCACCTCCACAACCTCCAGCTGGTTACTCTCCCCTCTTTTAtgatgctgcagcagctcaatCCTCAGCCTCTAATGCCCCATCTTACTCGCAGCCTCTTCCTCCGAACTCTACGATCATGCCCCCCCAGCACCCACACTCCCCAGCTGGGGTGAAAGGAGAGCACATATACCCAGCTGGATCTCGTAGTCGTACGCTTCACACTACAGCTCCGTTCCAGCCCCTCACGGAACTGCCCTCCACTGAacatcatcatctgcatcaccatcaccatctcTCGCACCATCATTCATATCAGTCAGGTACGCAGTCCCACCAGCACCTTGACTGCAACATCCAGGTATCACATGATGAAATGAGACgacacaagaagaaaaaaaaaaagtccgaCAGGAGAGATTGGAGGGAAAATAAATGGGAATCCCAAGATTTAGTCAGATTCGATGGAAGCAAAAAGACGAGAAAGATAAGTTGTACAGTAAGAGGGCAGTCAAATAAAAAGCAAGGCTCTCTCCGCTTGACAATTAGGTATGGAGGAGGAtcaggtggtggtggtggttataAGCTTGTCAACACTGGAGGAATGAAGGTGCAGATCCTGTCGTCTCTCAAAGTCCCTGTTAAACGTTTTGGCTGTCCTATATGTCCGAATTCTGTGTTTTCCCGTAAAGCGGGACTTCTAGTCCATATGGCAGTTAAACACCCCCCAAAAGCATCAACCACACAGGAGCGACTAAAGTGCAGTGTATGTGGGAAGCAGTCTCAAGGGCCTCTGGCAGCCTTCATCCATCGGGCCTCCCATCGTGCCAGAGGAACTTTCTCCTGCCGACGCTGCTCTGCTCGCTTCTGGAATGCTACACTTCTCTACAGGCACAAGGTGTCCTGCCGCCGCAGGGCTAAAGGACTGCAGCGAGGAGATGCTAAACGGTTGAAGCTTTCAAAGAGATCAGGAGAAAGACAGACCCGTGAAGGTCAGGGGGAGATGCCATTCCTACAGGGACCATACAGATACTGA